From a region of the Methanobacterium formicicum DSM 3637 genome:
- a CDS encoding DNA-directed RNA polymerase subunit B'', which produces MVKNAWGLVDTFFDEYKLVDHHIKSYNDFVDHRIQDIIDITEPIVLEQGEYCIQTGKVEIRKPYIKEADGSKSKVFPTEARLRNLTYSAHMYMDMALSKGEEEPTLEKVYIGELPVMLKSNICHLNGLGYNELEDNGEDPQDPGGYFIVNGSERAIVTMEEIAPNKIILERIGEKEDRRARAIVTSIKSGFRARITLEYRKPRKKGVFLRISFPYVPGEIPLVVLLRALGLEKDVDLVSSVSEENDVQFLLIDDIQTSEITNTYDAIKYIGNRVAKGMTEEYRIKRAEDVIDRYLLPHIGVEPEKRAEKATYLAEMTEMLLQVIFDEREPHDKDHYANKRLRVSGDLMEDLFRVAFTSLTRDMTYQLERSLARGKEPSVKQAVRSDVLTENIKHAIATGNWVGGRAGVSQLLDRTSYMGTLSHLKRVVSPLSRSQPHFEARDLHPTQFGKICPNETPEGPNCGLVKNLAILAKISEGSDPEELEAVVKKAKSINPL; this is translated from the coding sequence ATGGTAAAAAATGCCTGGGGACTTGTCGATACCTTTTTTGATGAATACAAACTGGTGGATCATCATATTAAGTCATACAATGACTTTGTAGATCACCGTATACAGGATATAATTGATATAACCGAGCCCATTGTTCTGGAGCAGGGAGAGTACTGCATACAAACGGGTAAAGTTGAAATCCGGAAGCCTTACATTAAGGAAGCAGATGGTTCAAAAAGTAAGGTTTTTCCCACTGAAGCCAGACTTAGAAATTTAACTTATTCTGCCCACATGTACATGGACATGGCTCTTTCCAAAGGTGAAGAGGAACCCACCCTTGAAAAAGTGTACATTGGTGAACTTCCAGTTATGCTCAAATCCAACATCTGCCACTTAAACGGATTAGGATACAATGAACTGGAAGATAATGGGGAAGACCCCCAGGATCCAGGAGGCTATTTCATTGTTAATGGCTCAGAAAGGGCCATAGTAACCATGGAAGAGATTGCACCTAACAAGATCATACTGGAAAGAATCGGTGAAAAAGAAGACCGCAGAGCGAGGGCAATAGTAACCTCGATTAAGAGCGGATTCAGAGCACGTATCACTCTGGAATATCGTAAACCACGGAAAAAAGGTGTATTCCTCAGGATATCATTCCCTTACGTACCTGGAGAAATACCACTGGTGGTTCTACTCCGTGCACTGGGACTGGAAAAAGATGTGGATCTGGTCAGCAGTGTTTCTGAAGAAAATGATGTGCAGTTCCTACTCATAGATGATATTCAAACCTCGGAAATAACCAACACCTACGATGCTATCAAGTACATTGGTAACCGGGTGGCCAAGGGTATGACCGAGGAGTACCGGATCAAAAGGGCAGAAGATGTCATTGACCGATACTTATTACCACACATAGGTGTGGAACCAGAAAAAAGAGCAGAAAAAGCCACTTACCTGGCTGAAATGACAGAAATGCTCCTGCAAGTTATTTTTGATGAACGTGAACCACACGACAAGGATCACTACGCCAACAAAAGGCTCCGTGTATCCGGAGACCTTATGGAGGACCTGTTCAGGGTAGCATTCACCAGTCTAACTCGTGACATGACTTACCAACTGGAGAGAAGCCTTGCTCGTGGAAAAGAACCCTCAGTTAAGCAGGCAGTGCGTTCAGATGTTCTCACTGAAAACATCAAACACGCCATAGCCACTGGGAACTGGGTTGGTGGACGGGCTGGTGTAAGCCAGTTACTGGACCGAACTAGTTATATGGGAACTCTTTCACACCTTAAACGTGTTGTTTCGCCACTTTCAAGGAGTCAGCCTCACTTTGAAGCTCGTGATTTGCATCCTACTCAGTTTGGGAAGATCTGTCCCAACGAAACCCCAGAGGGTCCCAACTGTGGACTGGTGAAGAACCTGGCCATACTGGCCAAAATTTCTGAAGGTTCCGACCCTGAGGAACTGGAAGCAGTGGTCAAGAAAGCGAAGAGCATCAATCCCCTTTAA